The Primulina huaijiensis isolate GDHJ02 chromosome 17, ASM1229523v2, whole genome shotgun sequence genome window below encodes:
- the LOC140962374 gene encoding zinc finger CCCH domain-containing protein 39-like, with the protein MSFPDPTMSHSFMPPPFTCDARGFWPPYFTENMQPPFKRVRNSENQPPVNQTNGTGSNGTSHIFYKTRICAKFMDGMCRNGEHCTFAHGTEDLRVPPPNWQELLREKDRGAGSNWNDDQRMINRTKICKRYCNGGECPYGEKCIFLHERAPSNFDTEVPWQRESSVISIGTRRDALWSSSDFNQPDSNKQVTGCLDNYRVRTSLWKTKICGKWEIGQCPYGERCYYAHGQSDLKVSGSRVETEQITNSGSIPAKSMAAPGNPVVCSPLGKAGEDKKSSKWKLSKKINRIYADWIDDLSPPRCSPNKKDDI; encoded by the exons ATGAGTTTTCCGGATCCTACGATGTCACATTCATTTATGCCGCCACCTTTTACTTGTGATGCCAGAGGATTTTGGCCTCCATATTTCACGGAAAATATGCAACCACCGTTTAAGAGAGTAAGAAACTCTGAAAACCAGCCGCCAGTTAATCAGACAAATGGTACCGGAAGTAATGGTACCAGCCATATATTTTACAAGACACGAATCTGTGCTAAATTCATGGATGGCATGTGCCGCAATGGCGAGCATTGCACTTTTGCTCATGGTACTGAGGATTTACGTGTGCCCCCTCCGAATTGGCAAGAGCTTCTTCGAGAAAAAGATAGGGGTGCTGGGAGTAATTGGAATGATGATCAAAGAATGATTAATAGGACGAAAATTTGCAAGAGATATTGCAACGGAGGTGAGTGCCCATATGGGGAGAAATGTATCTTCCTCCATGAACGGGCTCCTTCAAACTTTGATACCGAAGTGCCTTGGCAGAGGGAGAGTTCTGTTATAAGCATAGGAACTAGAAGGGATGCCTTGTGGAGCAGCAGCGATTTCAATCAACCTGATTCAAATAAGCAGGTTACTGGGTGCTTGGATAATTACCGAGTAAGAACGAGTCTTTGGAAAACCAAGATATGCGGTAAATGGGAGATTGGTCAGTGTCCATATGGAGAAAGATGCTATTATGCTCATGGCCAATCAG ATTTGAAGGTTTCTGGTTCACGTGTAGAGACAGAACAAATAACGAACTCTGGCTCCATCCCAGCCAAATCTATGGCTGCACCTGGGAATCCGGTGGTTTGTTCTCCTCTAGGGAAAGCTGGAGAAGATAAGAAGTCGTCGAAATGGAAACTGTCCAAGAAAATTAATCGAATTTACGCTGACTGGATTGATGATCTATCGCCACCACGCTGCTCACCGAACAAAAAGGATGATATATGA
- the LOC140962492 gene encoding uncharacterized protein, translated as MDGRRRPKWDDPKRSQKKKSSRFCWQPVVPSWEKEFCKVVGSLDWDTLLQMKKFTHLYDNVINWNDSAGEEAFFNAKKRFWATKNGLPCDISLPDPDAYIDRIDWDINIDPEPLPDLVVLPNEVENHDPVIIFGDALIANQAFSSSGWGDIEENVNVPADYSFGNHGDPWEQNWGNSYSNEPVFEWPCYTIDGCCLRNGSDSRHMQCGSGWNNRWG; from the exons ATGGATGGTCGGAGGAGGCCGAAATGGGATGATCCTAAAAGATCACAGAAGAAAAAGTCGTCCCGCT TTTGTTGGCAGCCGGTCGTGCCTTCATGGGAGAAAGAATTTTGCAAAGTGGTTGGTTCTCTGGATTGGGATACACTATTACAGATGAAGAAGTTTACGCACCTCTATGATAATGTGATTAATTGGAATGACTCTGCGGGAGAAGAGGCATTTTTCAATGCTAAGAAACGATTCTGGGCCACAAAAAATGGACTTCCATGTGACATATCATTACCTGATCCCGATGCTTACATTGACAGAATTGATTGGGATATCAATATTGATCCTGAGCCATTGCCGGACCTTGTTGTGCTCCCCAATGAAGTGGAAAATCATGACCCTGTCATAATATTTGGCGATGCTCTTATTGCAAACCAAGCATTCTCATCTAGCGGTTGGGGTGATATTGAAGAGAACGTAAACGTGCCGGCTGATTATTCATTTGGTAATCACGGTGATCCATGGGAGCAAAATTGGGGAAATTCATATAGCAATGAGCCTGTATTCGAATGGCCGTGCTATACCATTGATGGGTGCTGCTTAAGGAATGGAAGTGATTCTCGACATATGCAGTGTGGCAGTGGTTGGAATAACCGATGGGGTTGA
- the LOC140962497 gene encoding uncharacterized protein, translating to MAAESNDLEAMLKPFYQRASEAEERLARLEAALAGNKDSGDTELLKSVDELQPKPEDSKPEHVVEKQETMQVVMQLRAENEKLRYRIIHLVRALKDADSKLALK from the exons ATGGCGGCGGAATCGAACGATCTCGAAGCTATGCTGAAACCCTTTTACCAGAGAGCTTCCGAAGCAGAG GAACGGTTGGCGAGACTCGAAGCTGCTCTTGCTGGAAATAAAG ACTCTGGAGACACGGAACTGCTGAAGTCAGTGGATGAACTTCAGCCAAAGCCAGAAGATTCAAAACCTGAGCATGTTGTGGAGAAACAAGAG ACTATGCAAGTGGTGATGCAGCTAAGGGCAGAAAATGAAAAGTTGCGATATCGAATCATCCATCTTGTTCGAGCATTGAAAGATGCTGATAGCAAATTGGCTTTAAAGTGA
- the LOC140963396 gene encoding glucan endo-1,3-beta-glucosidase, basic isoform-like produces the protein MADSVFFNLTIIVVLSAFYLDTTDAQMGACYGFLGSNLPPPEEVIALCKQHNIQRVRIYNPNPQVLQALGGSNVSVIVGLANEDIIGIANDPDLAKSWVQNNVLKYPTVNFRYIAVGNEIGQDGEGSSIAPSLAPAMQNVYNALTAAGLGQKVKVSTALSMGVLGASYPPSQGIFKAPSFINPIVSFLSKTQSPFLVNVYPYFAYISDPSDIRLDYAVFTSPAAVVNDGPYQYQNLFSAMVDAVHAALEHAGAPNVEVVVSETGWPSAGGTATTIDNAKSYNSNLLEMVKNGTPRKPGKPLETYIFDLIDENQKEPETEKHWGIFRPNKQPKYPLSFD, from the exons atggcAGACTCAGTTTTCTTCAATCTGACGATTATTGTAGTGCTTTCTGCATTCTATTTAGATACAACAG ATGCTCAAATGGGAGCTTGTTATGGATTTCTTGGCAGCAATCTACCACCCCCAGAGGAAGTCATTGCCCTCTGCAAGCAACACAACATTCAACGAGTTCGAATCTACAATCCCAATCCACAAGTCCTCCAAGCCCTCGGAGGAAGCAACGTTTCGGTCATAGTAGGTCTAGCAAATGAGGACATCATAGGCATCGCCAACGATCCCGATCTTGCAAAATCTTGGGTCCAAAACAATGTCCTCAAATACCCAACCGTGAACTTTAGATACATCGCTGTCGGGAATGAGATCGGCCAAGACGGCGAGGGCTCCAGCATTGCACCATCTCTTGCCCCGGCCATGCAAAACGTATACAATGCTCTGACCGCTGCTGGTTTAGGGCAAAAGGTTAAGGTTTCGACTGCTTTAAGCATGGGTGTGCTTGGAGCATCGTACCCTCCTTCGCAAGGAATTTTCAAGGCACCATCGTTCATCAATCCTATCGTCTCGTTTCTTTCGAAAACTCAGAGCCCTTTTCTTGTGAATGTGTATCCTTACTTTGCATATATAAGTGATCCATCCGACATTCGTCTGGACTATGCCGTATTCACATCTCCTGCGGCTGTTGTGAATGATGGGCCGTATCAGTACCAGAACCTGTTCAGTGCTATGGTGGATGCTGTTCATGCGGCATTGGAACATGCCGGTGCGCCTAACGTGGAAGTCGTCGTTTCCGAGACGGGGTGGCCCTCGGCTGGTGGGACAGCAACAACAATCGACAATGCAAAATCTTATAACTCAAATTTACTCGAGATGGTGAAGAATGGGACCCCAAGAAAGCCTGGAAAGCCTCTGGAAACTTATATCTTCGATCTGATTGATGAGAATCAGAAGGAACCTGAAACTGAGAAGCACTGGGGGATCTTTCGGCCCAACAAACAGCCCAAGTATCCCCTCTCCTTTGACTAG
- the LOC140963344 gene encoding zeatin O-glucosyltransferase-like translates to MDSKGGSSEAEVVVLMVPFPSQGHLNQLLHLSCLISAQGVAVHYVSTATHSRQARRRVQGWDHVTISNIVFHEYTSLSFQSPPPDPHASIKFPSHLQPLFEASLLLRKPVGELLRKLSATSRRVVIIHDSMMGSVIQDFVNLPNAESYTFHSVSAFSIFFFLWEKKGRPFSIDSEILEILPSLERCFTTEFGRFIGKQHQYKKFNSGEIYNTSRVIENHFFELLTKPEISKKRQWALGPFNPVIINAAESNSRHKCLKWLDMQAPRSAIFVSFGTTISLSNEEIRELAIGLEKSEVKFLWVLRDADRGDVFTGTGEEDKRPTDQLPKGFEERNQENGIIVRDWAPQLEILGHFATGGFLSHCGWNSCMESISMGVPIAAWPVHSDQPRNAVLITKILKIGVTVKEWGPGNESVRSCGVERALRKLMVSKEGEEVRKRAAEFGGAVRSSVAEGGAAHLEFESFISHINRY, encoded by the coding sequence ATGGATTCGAAGGGCGGCTCGAGCGAAGCAGAAGTGGTGGTTCTCATGGTTCCCTTCCCCTCCCAAGGCCATCTCAACCAGCTCCTCCACCTCTCCTGCCTCATCTCAGCCCAGGGCGTGGCGGTGCACTACGTCAGCACGGCCACACACAGCCGCCAGGCACGGCGACGCGTTCAGGGATGGGACCATGTGACCATTTCAAACATAGTCTTCCATGAATACACATCACTTTCTTTCCAATCCCCGCCACCTGATCCCCACGCATCAATCAAATTTCCCTCACACCTCCAGCCACTGTTCGAGGCTTCGTTGCTTCTTCGGAAACCTGTCGGCGAGCTTTTACGCAAACTTTCAGCAACAAGTCGACGGGTTGTGATTATTCATGACTCCATGATGGGATCTGTGATTCAAGATTTTGTCAACCTTCCGAATGCTGAGTCCTACACCTTTCACAGCGTTTCAGCTTTTTCCATCTTTTTCTTCTTGTGGGAGAAAAAGGGAAGACCCTTTTCGATAGATTCAGAAATCCTGGAAATTTTACCATCTCTGGAACGGTGTTTCACTACTGAATTCGGAAGATTCATTGGGAAACAACACCaatacaagaaatttaattcaGGCGAGATTTACAACACTTCCAGGGTTATTGAAAATCACTTTTTTGAATTATTAACTAAACCTGAAATCAGTAAAAAGAGACAGTGGGCTCTAGGGCCATTTAATCCAGTAATAATCAATGCAGCAGAATCAAATTCTCGCCACAAATGCTTAAAATGGCTCGACATGCAGGCCCCAAGATCAGCTATCTTTGTTTCTTTCGGAACAACCATTTCATTGTCAAATGAAGAGATCAGAGAACTCGCTATAGGATTAGAGAAAAGCGAGGTGAAATTCTTGTGGGTTCTGAGAGATGCAGATCGAGGAGATGTTTTTACAGGTACTGGAGAAGAGGACAAAagaccaactgatcagttgccaAAAGGGTTTGAAgagagaaatcaagaaaatggaatCATTGTGAGAGATTGGGCCCCGCAACTGGAGATCTTGGGACACTTCGCGACTGGTGGATTTTTGAGTCACTGTGGTTGGAATTCTTGCATGGAGAGCATTTCAATGGGGGTTCCGATCGCCGCATGGCCCGTGCACTCGGATCAACCGAGAAATGCGGTTTTAATCACCAAAATCCTTAAAATTGGCGTAACTGTGAAGGAGTGGGGGCCTGGAAATGAGTCGGTGAGATCTTGTGGAGTGGAGAGAGCTTTAAGGAAACTGATGGTTTCTAAAGAAGGAGAAGAGGTGAGGAAGAGAGCGGCGGAGTTTGGTGGCGCCGTCAGGAGTTCCGTCGCAGAAGGCGGCGCGGCCCACCTGGAGTTTGAGTCATTCATTTCTCATATTAACAGATATTGA